From a region of the Apis cerana isolate GH-2021 linkage group LG13, AcerK_1.0, whole genome shotgun sequence genome:
- the LOC108004029 gene encoding uncharacterized protein LOC108004029 → MRTMRPGGILLLHLLLLCIFFLASEARLAQQAADDDDDDDDDDWDDEDDEDDETDEQGYQSKPEVDDDGRIYKNPRNSPSAVCPRDEGQADLLGQKCLRKCSTDEDCKSKKKKCRCDGICGMSCIKPERECPVLSDIQHGVMTMTGKFFGDRAHYTCDPDYYTVGLTERTCRGDGKWTGTTPSCKKDASSFCSQPPKVKNARHNAPAEQTTFDLGSDVQYSCDHRYTTSGIRKAKCLMMDSVASWFGPDITCEPKVCGPPADIANGWHAGECYTYDCRVSYHCADGYELVGKAEKLCLEDGTWTPKESPQCVQVTTVQCPKPENPVNGNAVYTSYAYNSIVSYECKYGYTVVGATTRRCGADRKWTGKTPTCQEINCGSPGVLYNGWIENIEAGTGLGASIIFRCNDHMKLEGNTSSVCQIDGKWRYPVPQCLAPCVVPQIENGNITVASHDRDHINNVTVVEHGERLLVSCEENYEFAANSTPVVCNNGTWSIVPSCSPARCKQLPRSPKNGMVIAPKTDHGMKAVFKCKDGFEIVGGGPLNASLSVECQYGNWIGDIPHCNQVFCPFPGFIENGKVFLMGNMGVYDYRPYVRKVVNNKQIMYDCDKGYVLDDGPTGATCIGGSWHPKELPKCIPGQHPRLRWSRRRRSVNEEDLTMNYRKFIEFFRKIGKKLLHLEMNKGKEHSKHKLESKNSNSSRNDNTTEAPSWKKHSGHGNRSRLREEKMIDFLKIVYRKLQRIDARQSNNSTNGSMHDLLNAMSKNFFHVDLSESRRNNSGRGRSDFEIRNQREFIKLKREFERIMRFYNKSMRWNEKQNRKDSKRKGQSHGDKGKKSKDKKKHRKNYYKGFYEFVNSYVTEKLSMLENRNATEELMKNMKIDKFTVRNGTTFTVGEMYAFFKHIIEAKLNDTTEDVTEASTTVSSTSTSATSTAIPSIGNSSSGGTVAPPSTAWTSSSTTTTPVTVGKEIESRNNRSSVIPRNESSVLDNEIPAKEGMPKHRSKRIRNASEDSGPPRQKRRLLSLNDVLMVANKENTNDLVESSPRRSGRKRISKRSSAYDDEKTRLFTFKELEAQQQSRSKRFLPPSELDNQIFLKNLYLHAYEDEYRANVKRSIVHANRTNEKQEPAVYRRRKGNLDAYEIK, encoded by the exons ATGAGAACAATGAGACCAGGGGGGATCCTTCTGTTGCACCTACTTCTTCTGTGCATATTTTTCCTCGCCTCCGAGGCGAGGCTCGCTCAACAGGCagccgacgacgacgacgacgacgacgacgatgactgggacgacgaggacgacgaggacgacgaaACGGACGAGCAGGGTTATCAGTCGAAGCCCGAGGTGGACGACGACGGTCGTATATACAAGAACCCGAGGAATTCTCCGTCGGCTGTTTGCCCTAGGGACGAGGGCCAGGCGGATTTGTTGGGTCAGAAGTGTCTTCGAAAGTGTTCCACGGACGAGGATTGCAAgagcaagaagaagaaatgcaGATGCGACGGTATTTGCGGGATGTCTTGTATCAAGCCAGAGAGAGAGTGCCCGGTGCTGAGCGACATCCAGCACGGTGTAATGACGATGACAGGGAAGTTTTTCGGCGATCGGGCGCATTACACCTGCGATCCTGATTACTACACCGTTGGCTTGACCGAGAGAACGTGCAGGGGCGACGGTAAATGGACGGGAACGACTCCTTCCTGCAAGAAAGACGCGAGTTCCTTTTGCTCTCAACCGCCCAAAGTGAAAAACGCGCGACACAACGCGCCCGCCGAGCAGACCACCTTTGATCTGGGCAGCGACGTTCAGTATTCCTGCGATCACAGGTATACAACTTCCGGGATTAGGAAGGCGAAGTGTTTGATGATGGACAGCGTTGCTAGCTGGTTCGGGCCTGATATCACATGCGAGCCGAAAGTCTGTGGACCTCCCGCGGATATCGCGAACGGATGGCACGCCG GTGAATGTTACACGTACGACTGCCGCGTGTCGTATCACTGCGCGGATGGCTACGAATTGGTTGGCAAAGCGGAAAAATTGTGTTTGGAGGATGGCACATGGACTCCCAAAGAATCTCCACAATGCGTCCAA GTTACAACGGTGCAATGCCCGAAACCGGAGAATCCAGTGAACGGGAACGCGGTGTACACCTCGTATGCATACAATTCGATCGTGTCGTACGAGTGTAAGTACGGATACACGGTGGTCGGCGCAACGACCAGACGTTGCGGGGCAGATAGAAAATGGACCGGAAAGACACCTACCTGCCAGGAGATTAATTGTGGTTCACCTGGTGTCCTGTACAACGGTTGGATCGAGAATATCGAGGCGG GTACCGGCCTTGGTGCGAGCATAATTTTCCGGTGCAACGATCACATGAAACTCGAGGGAAATACCTCGTCTGTCTGTCAGATCGACGGAAAATGGCGTTACCCGGTGCCTCAATGTCTCGCCCCGTGCGTGGTCCCGCAGATAGAGAACGGCAACATCACGGTGGCAAGCCACGACAGGGACCACATCAACAACGTGACCGTGGTCGAGCACGGTGAGAGATTGCTGGTCTCGTGCGAGGAGAATTACGAATTCGCGGCGAACAGCACGCCGGTGGTTTGCAATAATGGCACGTGGTCCATTGTTCCGAGTTGCTCGCCGGCCAGGTGCAAGCAGCTGCCTAGATCGCCGAAAAACGGAATGGTGATAGCGCCCAAGACCGATCACGGGATGAAGGCGGTGTTTAAATGCAAGGACGGGTTCGAGATAGTCGGTGGTGGGCCGTTGAACGCCTCGTTGTCGGTCGAGTGCCAATACGGCAACTGGATCGGAGACATTCCCCATTGCAACCAAGTGTTCTGCCCTTTTCCCGGTTTCATCGAGAACGGGAAGGTGTTCTTGATGGGCAACATGGGTGTCTACGATTACAGGCCCTACGTCAGGAAGGTTGTGAACAACAAGCAAATTATGTACGATTGCGACAAAGGTTACGTGTTGGACGACGGACCCACGGGGGCAACATGCATCGGGGGCAGTTGGCATCCCAAAGAGTTGCCCAAATGTATCCCTGGACAACATCCCAGGCTCAGATGGAGCAGACGTAGAAGGTCTGTGAACGAGGAGGATCTCACTATGAATTACAG aaaatttatcgagttcTTCCGCAAGATCGGGAAGAAGTTGCTGCATCTGGAGATGAACAAGGGCAAGGAGCATTCGAAGCACAAACTCGAATCGAAGAATTCGAACTCGAGCCGTAACGACAACACCACGGAAGCCCCGTCATGGAAGAAGCATTCAGGCCACGGGAACAGGTCGCGTCTCCGCGAGGAGAAGATGATCGACTTCCTCAAGATCGTTTATCGTAAACTGCAACGAATCGACGCGAGGCAATCCAACAATTCCACGAACGGCAGCATGCACGATCTCCTGAACGCCATGAGCAAGAACTTTTTCCACGTGGATCTGTCCGAATCTAGGCGAAACAATTCCGGAAGAGGTCGTTCGGACTTCGAAATACGAAATCAAAGGGAATTCATCAAATTGAAGAGGGAGTTCGAGAGAATAATGCGATTCTACAACAAGTCGATGCGTTGGAACGAGAAGCAGAATCGGAAGGATTCGAAAAGGAAGGGCCAGTCTCACGGAGACAAGGGGAAGAAATCGAAAGACAAGAAGAAACACCGTAAGAATTATTACAAAGGATTCTACGAGTTTGTGAACAGTTACGTGACGGAGAAGTTGTCCATGTTAGAGAATCGAAACGCAACCGAGGAGTTGATGAAGAATATGAAGATCGACAAGTTCACCGTACGTAACGGAACAACGTTCACAGTGGGCGAGATGTACGCCTTCTTCAAACATATCATAGAAGCCAAATTGAACGACACGACGGAAGATGTTACGGAAGCATCTACGACCGTGTCTTCCACGTCTACGAGCGCAACCTCCACCGCCATTCCTAGCATTGGTAACAGCAGCAGCGGTGGCACAGTGGCGCCACCTAGCACCGCGTGGACGAGCAGCAGCACGACCACGACGCCGGTGACGGTGGGAAAGGAGATCGAGTCGAGGAATAATCGATCTTCTGTGATTCCTCGCAACGAGTCCTCGGTGCTAGACAACGAGATTCCTGCCAAAGAAGGAATGCCAAAGCACCGCAGCAAGCGAATACGAAACGCATCGGAGGACAGTGGTCCTCCCCGTCAGAAGAGAAGGCTGTTGTCCCTGAACGACGTGCTGATGGTGGCCAACAAGGAGAACACCAACGACCTTGTCGAATCGTCGCCGAGGAGGAGCGGGAGGAAGAGGATCTCGAAGAGGTCTAGTGCCTACGACGACGAGAAGACCAGGTTGTTCACGTTCAAGGAGTTGGAGGCCCAACAGCAGAGCCGCTCGAAACGATTCCTGCCACCGTCTGAGCtcgataatcaaatttttttaaagaacttATATCTCCACGCTTACGAGGACGAGTATCGGGCGAACGTGAAACGCTCGATCGTCCACGCGAATCGTACGAACGAGAAGCAAGAGCCGGCCGTCTACAGGAGGCGCAAGGGTAACCTGGACGCGTACGAGATCAAGTGA